Proteins from one Dromiciops gliroides isolate mDroGli1 chromosome 6, mDroGli1.pri, whole genome shotgun sequence genomic window:
- the LOC122730410 gene encoding tigger transposable element-derived protein 1-like, producing the protein MSKRPGSKPSSHGSKRKTFSIEEKLEIIKRFERNERTCDIARATGIKESTLRAIRDNAVRIKETSMTGTTTISAKSVRIRPKEIAEMERLLSIWIEGKKSRTTFLTIKGKALSIYADLKRKSPNPAEVAPFRASCGWFSGFKHRYNFQNLHFSSETTSTEQKGAKEFPAVIQKLIKEEGYTLDQIFNFDETIIYYKRLPQRTYISKAEKHTPGYKASKDRLTVMFGANASGDLKLKPVVVYRSDNPRALKGIVKASLGVHYRYSKKGWLTAQICIDIFAEFFPVIEYYCKKKNLAFKILIIIDNAPSHPPTIAELNPKVKFIFLPQETASLIQPLDLGVMTLFKAYYLKRTFKLLIAATGGENAETVIEFWKRFNIKLAIDIIVEAWNDVTKECLHRAWKKMLPNLIHDFKEFEPSEQLKKIKASCVELAKQVGFEEVDDEDIDELLEPHSNDLTTEDLQQLADGQVEADDEEGDDNDDDESQSTPRQLATSQLSGVLSVIEKQLQWLEDNDYNAERSRIVVHGIRTNLEPYRQLLYERRKLAKQQKLDIYFKLVRKKHLEDNEPHPSTSGIPTSCPVSNKPPSTTSQ; encoded by the coding sequence ATGTCTAAGCGTCCTGGTTCAAAACCATCAAGCCatggaagcaaaagaaaaactTTCAGTATTGAAGAGAAGCTTGAAATAATAAAGCGttttgaaagaaatgagagaacgTGTGATATCGCCAGAGCAACAGGCATAAAGGAATCTACACTGCGGGCCATCAGAGACAACGCCGTGAGAATAAAAGAAACGTCTATGACTGGAACAACCACAATTTCTGCAAAGTCAGTAAGAATCAGGCCTAAAGAAATAGCAGAGATGGAAAGATTGTTGAGCATATGGATCGAAGGGAAAAAATCGAGAACTACCTTTCTCACCATCAAAGGGAAAGCGCTCTCAATCTATGCGGACCTTAAACGGAAATCGCCAAATCCAGCCGAAGTGGCCCCTTTTAGGGCTAGCTGTGGCTGGTTCAGTGGCTTCAAGCATCGCTACAATTTCCAAAACCTTCATTTCTCTAGCGAAACCACTAGCACCGAGCAGAAAGGCGCCAAGGAATTTCCAGCAGTGATACAGAAATTAATTAAAGAAGAAGGCTATACATTGGATCAGATTTTCAATTTTGATGAAACGATTATCTATTATAAGCGCCTGCCTCAGAGGACCTACATCTCAAAGGCAGAAAAACACACCCCGGGATATAAAGCTTCCAAAGATCGCTTAACTGTGATGTTCGGGGCCAATGCCAGTGGAGACCTGAAGCTAAAACCGGTGGTGGTTTACCGCTCTGACAACCCACGAGCCTTAAAGGGCATCGTTAAAGCCAGCCTCGGTGTTCATTACAGATATAGCAAGAAAGGATGGTTGACGGCCCAAATCTGCATTGATATTTTTGCTGAATTCTTCCCTGTTATAGAGTACTATTGCAAGAAAAAGAACTtggcttttaaaattcttataaTTATTGATAATGCTCCAAGCCATCCCCCAACAATAGCTGAACTCAACCCGaaagtaaaattcatttttttgccTCAAGAAACCGCGTCTCTGATACAGCCACTAGATCTCGGTGTGATGACCCTGTTTAAGGCTTACTATCTAAAGAGAACATTTAAGCTGTTAATTGCAGCGACTGGAGGTGAGAATGCAGAAACCGTTATCGAATTTTGGAAGAGATTTAACATCAAATTGGCCATTGATATCATCGTTGAAGCCTGGAATGATGTCACCAAAGAGTGTTTGCATCGTGCGTGGAAGAAAATGCTCCCTAACTTGATTCACGACTTTAAAGAATTTGAACCTTcggagcaattaaaaaaaatcaaagcaagcTGTGTTGAGCTGGCAAAACAAGTTGGGTTTGAGGAGGTCGACGATGAAGATATAGACGAGCTTCTGGAACCTCACTCAAATGATCTAACCACAGAAGACTTACAACAACTTGCTGATGGCCAAGTGGAGGCAGACGATGAGGAAGGTGACGACAATGATGATGACGAAAGCCAGTCTACACCGCGACAGCTTGCCACATCACAGCTATCGGGTGTTCTAAGTGTTATTGAAAAACAGCTGCAATGGCTCGAAGATAATGACTATAATGCTGAACGAAGTAGAATAGTCGTGCATGGCATCCGCACAAATTTGGAACCTTACAGGCAGCTTCTGTATGAAAGGAGGAAGCTAGCAAAGCAGCAGAAATTGGATATATATTTTAAGCTAGTACGGAAGAAACACCTAGAAGACAATGAGCCACACCCATCCACATCTGGCATTCCAACTTCTTGTCCTGTTTCAAATAAACCCCCTTCTACCACTTCACAATAA